AATTGCCATAAGTAATTATGTGCAAGCCTTTGGCAATATTTCTACTCAAAATATTTTGAAAGAGGAGCTAAAGCGAGGAGCACACTTTACAATTGGCGGACAATATTATATCAATAGAAGCTTGTTCGGAGTGGCAGCGGAGTATGGACATATGTGGTTTAAGCAAAGCTACGACAGTATCAATACCTGGGCTATGGAAAGATTGAACAACGTAGGAGTAGGCGTTGCATATTGCAGTAAATCGGTTACAAACGAACTGTTTGTAACAGCACAACTTCTTTTTACATATTCGGACTATAAAACAAAAGGGAAAATTCCTGCTTACGAGTTTCAAGGTGAGAACCAAATGTTTGGGGCAAATCTTTCGGCAACGTTAAACTATCATATAACAGAACACCTGCTACTCGGTTTTTCAGGCAAACTCCAATTTTTTGATAAAAAACCTTCTCAGCCAAATAAAACAAGTATCAATTTAGGTGTTTTTGAGGTTGCAATGGGGTTTTCTTGGATTTTTCCGTGATGTATCTAGAAATTAGAACACAGACGACACGGATTAAACGGATTGT
This region of Bacteroidales bacterium genomic DNA includes:
- a CDS encoding autotransporter outer membrane beta-barrel domain-containing protein, producing the protein MRTVKPFFYLIFILFVSSPLGLLGQHQVITTKNDTLNCSEIEFNLEMEEVYCQLASSDNVLLFSPDDIATINYHFYPKYPDLSHPRFIVRTGIGIAISNYVQAFGNISTQNILKEELKRGAHFTIGGQYYINRSLFGVAAEYGHMWFKQSYDSINTWAMERLNNVGVGVAYCSKSVTNELFVTAQLLFTYSDYKTKGKIPAYEFQGENQMFGANLSATLNYHITEHLLLGFSGKLQFFDKKPSQPNKTSINLGVFEVAMGFSWIFP